In Bacilli bacterium, a single genomic region encodes these proteins:
- a CDS encoding VanZ family protein, with protein sequence MLLRKQTALTIVLLMIYILLLTNVILFKLPFYSSASETVRVINLIPFHGSFDDNGVLNLREIIYNILLFIPLGVYISLLTKWSFMRKMLPITGLTLAYEILQLIFALGRTDVTDLLGNTLGGIIGIGIYTLLFKVFKSKAAPVINFLASALTVCVVLRFAQLFYLSHFVMGRPR encoded by the coding sequence ATGCTACTAAGAAAGCAAACCGCTCTTACAATAGTGTTGCTTATGATATATATCTTGCTTTTAACAAATGTAATCCTTTTCAAACTGCCTTTTTATTCTTCCGCGTCGGAAACGGTGCGAGTCATCAACCTGATTCCGTTTCATGGGTCATTCGATGACAATGGAGTTTTAAACCTACGTGAAATTATCTACAACATACTACTTTTTATACCTCTTGGGGTTTACATCAGTTTACTAACCAAATGGTCTTTCATGAGAAAAATGCTGCCGATTACCGGACTAACCCTCGCTTATGAAATACTTCAATTGATCTTTGCATTGGGGAGAACAGATGTAACCGACCTGCTTGGCAATACGCTCGGCGGGATTATCGGAATAGGGATTTATACCTTGTTGTTCAAAGTTTTTAAAAGCAAAGCTGCTCCGGTAATAAATTTTCTCGCTTCAGCATTGACGGTCTGTGTCGTATTGCGTTTCGCACAACTGTTTTATCTGAGCCACTTTGTGATGGGACGCCCCAGATGA